From the Butyrivibrio fibrisolvens genome, one window contains:
- the zapA gene encoding cell division protein ZapA: protein MAAKTDAQVIIGGRVLTLSGYESEEYLQKVASYLNGKISDCSKIEGFNRQPVDLQAILLQLNIADDYFKAKKQISLLEEQATEKEKELYDLKHELIASQIKLENTEKNVKNLEKNLEEDSRKIIQLETELKNKVTPIGSGKRH, encoded by the coding sequence ATGGCAGCAAAAACCGATGCACAAGTCATCATTGGCGGAAGGGTGCTAACATTAAGCGGTTATGAAAGTGAAGAGTATCTTCAGAAGGTGGCATCATACCTTAATGGCAAGATATCAGACTGCAGCAAGATTGAAGGATTTAACAGACAGCCTGTGGATCTTCAGGCGATCCTCCTTCAGCTCAATATAGCAGACGATTATTTTAAGGCCAAGAAGCAGATATCTCTTCTTGAAGAGCAGGCCACAGAGAAAGAGAAAGAACTCTATGACCTTAAGCATGAGCTTATAGCTTCTCAGATCAAGCTTGAGAACACTGAGAAGAATGTAAAAAATCTTGAAAAGAATCTTGAAGAGGATTCAAGAAAGATAATACAGCTTGAAACAGAGTTAAAAAACAAAGTCACACCTATAGGTTCCGGCAAAAGGCATTAA